Proteins from one Marinobacter alexandrii genomic window:
- a CDS encoding porin family protein has translation MKIKLFLLTSCLVLVIGAHAQNFRSGIKGGFNYSSLYVDDVEDRKIRPGFHIGVFGQTPLGEATALQTELLYTTAGNRTTYNSGPFDGEVDFNLNYLQLPVLLNFKVADILEIHAGGYAALLLGANTSSEGDFGSSFQELDRDNFESLDFGVAAGVGVNLSALQIGLRYNLGLTEIAKSSSAQDLLGDSKNVVGQVYIALGF, from the coding sequence ATGAAAATAAAATTATTTTTACTCACTTCTTGCCTTGTTCTAGTGATCGGCGCACATGCTCAAAACTTTAGATCTGGTATAAAGGGCGGATTTAACTATAGCAGTTTATATGTAGATGATGTTGAAGACCGAAAAATTAGGCCAGGATTTCATATCGGGGTATTTGGCCAAACACCATTAGGTGAAGCAACTGCTCTTCAAACAGAGTTACTGTACACCACGGCAGGAAATCGTACAACGTACAATAGTGGTCCTTTTGATGGCGAAGTAGATTTTAATTTGAATTATCTGCAATTACCCGTCTTGTTAAATTTTAAAGTGGCTGATATCCTTGAGATACACGCCGGTGGCTATGCTGCCCTACTCCTAGGAGCAAATACTTCTTCTGAAGGAGATTTCGGATCCAGTTTTCAGGAATTAGATAGAGATAATTTTGAGTCCTTAGATTTTGGAGTGGCGGCAGGAGTAGGAGTTAATTTGAGCGCTCTGCAAATTGGGCTAAGGTATAATCTTGGCTTGACTGAAATAGCTAAATCCTCTTCAGCACAAGACCTTCTTGGGGATTCCAAAAATGTTGTAGGACAGGTGTATATCGCACTTGGATTTTAA
- a CDS encoding cupin domain-containing protein: MKNIEELEKSKVFNVNEIIDYKPSSIGIKIVMKKNTGSVTFASLDSGEAMSEKTSPFDHFIQVISGSAEILIGDQKYTIESGQCIVLPAYTRNSIKGISKFKMISVIIKSGYEEVI; this comes from the coding sequence ATGAAAAATATTGAGGAACTAGAAAAATCCAAAGTGTTTAACGTCAATGAGATCATTGATTACAAACCGAGTTCTATCGGAATTAAAATTGTGATGAAGAAAAACACAGGAAGTGTAACCTTCGCCTCACTTGATTCAGGTGAAGCAATGTCTGAAAAAACTTCTCCATTTGATCATTTTATCCAAGTGATCAGTGGAAGTGCTGAAATCTTGATAGGGGATCAGAAATATACGATTGAAAGTGGTCAGTGTATTGTCCTACCTGCTTATACCAGAAACAGCATCAAAGGGATCAGCAAATTCAAAATGATATCAGTAATAATCAAGAGTGGATACGAAGAGGTGATCTAA
- a CDS encoding ATP-binding protein — translation MISDGSNEHLLKSILDSAFNGIMTFKSVRSETDEIIDFEWTFTNDIASDMVGIPSDKLIGSRLLQLMPGNEEVGLFDKYKEVVKTGKFSTFEQYYPGEEVNKWFRVSAVKLNDGFTVTFQDVSDLKQAVMEVETRGKKYRKLFEESIDPIFLANDQLVFIDTNLAFQRLFVYAEDELVCMSLEGLFADRGHFNLFQKKFLEQGKVEEFETILLDKEGRKKDCLINCARLEDEETREKSFIGVVRDLTKRKRADRELLVAEKLSMTGKISRTIAHEVRNPLTNLTLAMEQLKEEIPEDVEDAELYFDIIKRNANRIGKLISDLLDSSKPKELKLETQPLNQTVKDALNLVRDRINLLNMTLKEEYEADLPDISLDADQLKVALLNLMINAIEAMKKGKGILTIKTYSEDGYLHLEIIDNGKGISIENLEKLFEPFYTSKEEGTGLGLVTVQNIIQSHKGEIKAESEDGKGTTFKINFPV, via the coding sequence TTGATTTCTGATGGATCTAATGAACATCTTCTGAAGAGCATTTTAGATAGTGCTTTCAATGGTATCATGACTTTTAAGTCAGTGCGAAGTGAAACCGATGAAATTATAGATTTCGAATGGACTTTTACCAATGATATAGCTAGTGATATGGTGGGAATTCCATCAGATAAACTTATTGGATCAAGACTTTTGCAATTAATGCCTGGTAATGAAGAGGTAGGCCTGTTTGATAAATACAAAGAAGTAGTGAAAACTGGTAAGTTTTCAACTTTTGAGCAGTACTATCCAGGAGAGGAAGTTAACAAATGGTTTCGAGTTTCTGCCGTTAAATTAAACGATGGTTTCACTGTTACATTTCAAGATGTATCTGACCTGAAACAAGCTGTTATGGAAGTAGAAACCAGGGGAAAAAAGTACAGGAAGCTCTTTGAAGAATCTATAGATCCTATTTTCCTCGCGAACGATCAATTGGTATTTATTGATACTAATTTGGCGTTTCAAAGACTATTTGTCTATGCAGAAGATGAGTTAGTTTGTATGTCATTGGAAGGTTTGTTTGCTGACAGAGGTCATTTCAATTTATTTCAAAAGAAATTTCTCGAGCAAGGAAAAGTAGAAGAATTCGAAACTATTTTACTAGATAAAGAAGGACGAAAAAAGGATTGCTTGATCAACTGTGCTCGGCTAGAAGATGAGGAGACTCGTGAGAAATCATTCATAGGAGTAGTAAGAGACCTTACAAAAAGAAAGCGCGCAGATCGAGAACTCTTGGTTGCTGAAAAATTATCCATGACGGGCAAAATATCACGAACCATCGCTCATGAAGTGAGAAACCCACTCACCAATCTCACATTGGCTATGGAACAGCTCAAAGAAGAAATACCTGAAGACGTAGAAGATGCCGAATTGTATTTTGATATCATCAAACGGAATGCAAATCGCATTGGAAAACTCATTTCCGACTTGCTAGATTCCTCGAAACCCAAAGAACTGAAACTAGAGACACAACCTCTTAATCAAACGGTGAAGGATGCACTTAATCTCGTGAGAGATCGCATCAACCTACTCAATATGACTCTTAAAGAGGAGTACGAAGCGGACTTACCAGACATATCTCTCGACGCGGATCAATTAAAAGTAGCACTTCTCAATTTGATGATTAATGCTATTGAAGCAATGAAAAAGGGTAAGGGAATACTAACTATCAAAACCTATTCAGAGGATGGATATCTGCATCTGGAAATAATTGATAATGGAAAGGGCATATCGATAGAAAACCTTGAAAAGCTTTTCGAACCGTTCTATACCTCAAAAGAAGAAGGTACCGGTTTAGGACTTGTAACTGTTCAAAATATCATACAAAGTCACAAAGGGGAGATCAAAGCAGAAAGTGAGGATGGCAAAGGCACTACTTTCAAGATCAACTTTCCTGTATGA
- a CDS encoding AraC family transcriptional regulator, producing the protein MKLYIKYMVSLRCKMMVREELKKLGLQYVTVDLGVVEIMENITLSQRDQLRKNLLVSGLELLDDKKSILIEKIKNVITEMIHYSDEIPKVNYSDYISEKLGYDYTYLANTFSEVKGITIQQFIIINKIEKVKELLLYDELTLSEIAFKLHYSSVAHLSNQFKKITGLTPTFYKQLKEKRKGNLEDL; encoded by the coding sequence ATGAAGCTCTATATCAAATACATGGTCAGTCTGCGCTGCAAAATGATGGTGAGGGAAGAATTAAAAAAACTGGGACTTCAATATGTAACGGTGGATCTTGGCGTAGTAGAAATAATGGAAAACATTACATTGTCGCAGCGAGATCAATTGCGAAAAAATCTGCTTGTATCTGGATTAGAACTGCTTGATGACAAGAAGAGTATTTTAATTGAAAAAATCAAAAATGTAATTACGGAAATGATTCATTATTCAGATGAAATTCCAAAAGTGAATTATTCGGATTACATAAGTGAAAAACTAGGGTATGATTATACTTATTTAGCCAATACTTTTTCAGAAGTCAAAGGTATTACGATTCAACAGTTCATCATTATCAATAAAATTGAAAAGGTGAAAGAACTGTTGTTGTACGATGAATTAACTCTTTCAGAGATTGCCTTTAAACTTCATTATAGTAGCGTTGCTCATCTATCTAATCAGTTCAAAAAAATCACCGGACTAACACCAACCTTTTATAAGCAATTGAAGGAAAAACGAAAGGGAAACCTCGAAGATCTATAA
- a CDS encoding CsbD family protein, giving the protein MDLTLKGNWNIIQGKLKAKYGELTDDDLVMVKGEEDQMIGRLQKRLGKTKDEIVRELSSLIEVK; this is encoded by the coding sequence ATGGATCTTACATTAAAAGGAAATTGGAACATTATACAGGGAAAATTGAAAGCTAAATATGGTGAACTCACCGATGATGATTTAGTTATGGTAAAGGGTGAAGAAGATCAAATGATTGGAAGACTACAAAAAAGACTCGGTAAAACCAAAGATGAAATTGTGAGAGAGTTGAGTAGTTTAATAGAAGTAAAATAA
- a CDS encoding AI-2E family transporter, with translation MTVEKSNKEQSMDLSFQQIFLGIGCMVGIVTILYFGSAILIPISIALLISFILYPICLKIESWGIKRILATTLTMGIITAVLAGLVFLLSSQIASIAEELSNFEVKLKEVFSATVKYLNRNISLIPDINQKK, from the coding sequence ATGACTGTAGAAAAATCAAACAAAGAACAATCGATGGATCTGTCTTTTCAGCAGATTTTTCTAGGTATAGGATGTATGGTGGGCATTGTCACCATTCTGTATTTTGGTAGTGCTATTTTAATTCCCATTTCTATTGCTTTACTTATCTCTTTCATCTTGTATCCCATCTGTTTAAAAATAGAATCTTGGGGAATAAAGAGAATTTTGGCAACCACATTAACTATGGGCATTATCACTGCTGTGTTAGCAGGATTAGTATTTCTTCTGTCTTCTCAAATTGCCTCTATTGCTGAAGAACTCTCAAATTTTGAAGTGAAACTAAAAGAAGTTTTCAGTGCTACCGTCAAATATTTAAACAGAAATATTTCTCTTATTCCTGATATAAATCAAAAAAAATAA
- a CDS encoding FtsX-like permease family protein, whose translation MFKNYLKTSLRSLLKNPLSSFINLFGLAVAIGVCLIVYSFMEFDYTIDDFHENKNEVYLTTFFVDRDGTERHLGLSPTPLGAMLKEDFTHIKKVCRVEDFGTVIKYEDKVFNQGVRFADPEFLEMFTFPLKWGQASSLADMNSIIFSEKMSIKYFGDENPLGKNVLLKFGDIRKTFTISGVAEPFPLAHAIDFNFLVNFENISTTHPDYDLNNWRGFVNATLIQVEQPSDLAIIENGMEKYRTLQNSVREDWAISKFEFIKLADLHNRSGDISSDISSGVEDEARLILPIIGLFMLLLACFNYINIAIVSASKRLKEIGVRKVIGANRRLVIIQFIAENIFITLFALLFGLLLGAFVFLPWFNNLFNINLGLRLTDSNLWLFLGSILLFTGVASGIYPAFYIAKFEVVRIFKGSVQFGKKNPLTKIFLGFQLILACITITCGVIFSQNTTYQSNRSWGYDPLKSMYVRVPDQSAYEKMSAAMSQNPNVQQVFGSRNHLGESSLTRVIETPERQYEVTELAVDANYVESMGLELLEGRLFRDRFESDKKAIVANELMVKSMSLEDPVGQFFKIDSVQYEIIGVVKDFHMYSFFNEIRPTMFRVAEKEDYRYLSMKVMAGTEEETYDALQEKWAELFPETPFNGGHQEDVFGNYFEQIGNHAKFMKAVAFIAVMLAALGLYGLVTLNVTGRVREFSIRKVLGAELKNIASNITKQYVLLFAISLTIGGPISYFLMGALMDEVYEYHIPMTVSGVMIAVILLIFVLLATVSTQVRKVSKANPVVGLKVE comes from the coding sequence ATGTTCAAAAACTACCTCAAAACCTCCCTAAGAAGCCTATTAAAAAATCCATTAAGCTCATTCATTAATTTATTTGGACTAGCCGTAGCAATAGGCGTATGTTTAATCGTCTACTCATTCATGGAATTCGATTATACCATCGATGACTTCCATGAAAATAAGAATGAGGTTTATTTAACTACATTTTTTGTAGATCGAGATGGCACAGAGCGCCATTTGGGCTTATCTCCAACACCACTTGGCGCAATGCTTAAAGAAGACTTCACACATATCAAGAAAGTCTGCCGTGTTGAAGATTTTGGAACCGTCATAAAATATGAGGATAAAGTATTTAACCAAGGAGTTCGATTTGCCGATCCTGAGTTCTTGGAAATGTTCACTTTCCCGCTAAAATGGGGACAGGCTAGTTCCCTAGCTGATATGAACAGCATCATTTTCAGTGAGAAAATGTCTATCAAGTACTTTGGAGACGAAAACCCTTTGGGAAAAAATGTTCTCTTAAAATTTGGAGACATACGAAAAACATTCACCATATCTGGAGTCGCTGAACCTTTTCCTCTAGCGCATGCTATTGACTTCAATTTTCTGGTAAATTTTGAAAATATTAGTACCACCCACCCTGATTATGATTTGAACAACTGGCGAGGGTTCGTCAACGCCACCTTAATACAAGTAGAGCAGCCTTCTGATCTAGCTATCATCGAGAACGGCATGGAAAAATATCGTACGCTTCAGAATAGTGTGCGAGAAGACTGGGCTATTTCAAAGTTTGAGTTTATCAAGCTTGCTGATTTGCACAATAGGTCTGGAGATATCAGCAGTGATATTTCTTCGGGGGTTGAGGATGAGGCACGATTGATTCTACCCATCATCGGTTTGTTTATGCTTCTGTTGGCATGCTTCAATTATATCAATATCGCCATTGTCTCTGCATCTAAAAGGTTAAAGGAAATTGGTGTAAGAAAGGTAATAGGTGCTAACAGACGCTTGGTAATCATTCAATTTATTGCTGAAAATATCTTTATTACACTATTCGCTCTACTCTTTGGACTCCTCCTTGGTGCCTTTGTTTTTCTCCCTTGGTTTAACAACCTTTTTAACATCAACCTTGGTCTTCGACTCACCGATAGTAATCTCTGGTTATTCCTTGGATCAATACTTCTTTTTACTGGAGTTGCATCAGGGATCTACCCTGCTTTCTATATCGCCAAATTTGAAGTCGTCAGAATTTTCAAGGGATCTGTTCAGTTTGGAAAGAAAAATCCACTCACTAAGATATTCCTTGGCTTCCAGTTAATTCTGGCGTGCATCACAATCACTTGTGGAGTGATCTTCAGCCAAAACACGACCTACCAATCCAATCGAAGCTGGGGATATGATCCATTAAAATCGATGTACGTCAGGGTGCCGGATCAGTCTGCGTATGAAAAAATGAGTGCGGCTATGTCACAAAATCCTAACGTTCAACAAGTTTTTGGATCACGGAATCATCTTGGAGAAAGTTCACTTACAAGAGTCATTGAAACCCCCGAACGTCAATATGAGGTTACAGAATTAGCTGTAGATGCTAACTATGTTGAATCAATGGGCCTGGAATTGTTGGAAGGTAGGTTATTCAGGGATCGATTTGAAAGCGATAAAAAGGCTATTGTAGCAAATGAACTCATGGTTAAGAGTATGTCGCTTGAAGATCCAGTGGGTCAGTTCTTCAAAATAGATAGTGTCCAGTATGAAATCATCGGCGTGGTGAAAGACTTCCATATGTACAGCTTCTTCAATGAAATCAGACCTACCATGTTTAGAGTGGCAGAAAAAGAAGACTACCGCTATCTATCTATGAAAGTAATGGCTGGTACAGAAGAGGAGACGTATGACGCTCTTCAAGAAAAATGGGCTGAGTTATTCCCTGAAACACCTTTCAATGGTGGGCACCAGGAAGATGTATTTGGCAATTATTTCGAACAAATTGGAAATCATGCAAAATTCATGAAGGCGGTCGCTTTTATCGCCGTAATGTTGGCAGCTCTGGGCTTATATGGATTGGTCACGCTGAATGTAACAGGTAGAGTGAGAGAGTTTAGCATCAGGAAAGTCCTTGGTGCAGAGTTAAAGAACATTGCGTCTAATATCACGAAACAATATGTACTGTTGTTTGCAATTTCTTTAACAATCGGTGGCCCGATCAGCTATTTTTTGATGGGAGCCCTGATGGATGAAGTGTATGAATATCACATACCAATGACCGTATCGGGTGTAATGATTGCTGTTATACTTTTGATATTCGTGCTACTTGCCACCGTCTCAACTCAGGTCAGAAAGGTCTCAAAAGCCAATCCTGTAGTCGGCTTGAAGGTGGAATAG
- a CDS encoding sigma-54 dependent transcriptional regulator — MRKILIIDDEQDICTLLKKFFSKHDFESFSASTGKEGIKIIEGDEIDLAICDFRLPDYTGLEILQKIKIINPSIQVIIITGYSDVRIAVEALKKGAFDYVTKPIYPEEILLTVKRALEVEHTDKLASGKRKKKPSERKFISGTSQQSHTVQKHIELIAPTDMSVIILGETGTGKEYAARAIHQKSKRAKSPFVAVDCGALPKELAASELFGHVKGAFTGALNDKKGYFEIASGGTLFLDEVGNLSYENQIKLLRVLQERVVKKVGGSSDISVDVRVIAATNEDLKNAVREGDFREDLYHRVNEFSIKLSPLRERKEDIVLFARYFLQVANEKLEKNVIDFERDALNLLKSYHWHGNLRELGNVIKRSVLLSQNETVSIGQLPEEIIHPNLQVTSTDIDALSGTSLKEVAEMAEKRAILQALKKTNNNKSKTAEMLDVDRKTLYNKLKSYNIDF; from the coding sequence ATGAGAAAAATCTTAATCATTGATGACGAACAAGATATTTGCACTTTACTGAAAAAGTTCTTTAGCAAACATGACTTTGAATCTTTTTCCGCTTCAACAGGGAAAGAGGGTATTAAGATAATTGAAGGTGATGAGATTGATCTTGCAATTTGTGATTTCAGGCTTCCTGATTATACAGGATTAGAAATTCTTCAAAAAATCAAAATAATTAATCCATCTATTCAGGTCATCATTATCACAGGCTATTCAGACGTTCGAATTGCTGTCGAGGCTTTAAAAAAAGGAGCATTCGATTATGTTACTAAACCAATTTACCCAGAAGAAATTCTTCTAACTGTAAAGCGAGCACTAGAGGTGGAGCATACAGATAAATTAGCCTCTGGCAAAAGAAAAAAGAAACCCTCTGAAAGAAAATTCATTTCTGGTACAAGTCAGCAATCTCACACTGTCCAAAAACACATTGAATTGATTGCACCTACAGATATGTCTGTGATTATTCTGGGAGAAACGGGAACGGGTAAGGAGTATGCGGCTAGAGCAATTCATCAAAAGAGCAAGCGAGCAAAAAGTCCTTTTGTAGCAGTCGATTGTGGGGCTTTGCCAAAAGAATTAGCTGCGAGTGAACTTTTCGGACATGTGAAGGGAGCATTTACCGGAGCATTGAATGACAAGAAAGGATACTTTGAAATAGCTTCTGGAGGAACATTATTTCTGGATGAGGTAGGTAACTTAAGCTATGAAAATCAAATTAAACTTTTGCGAGTGTTACAGGAACGAGTGGTGAAAAAAGTTGGCGGATCTTCAGACATATCTGTAGATGTGAGAGTAATTGCTGCTACAAATGAAGACCTCAAGAATGCGGTAAGGGAGGGTGATTTCAGGGAGGACCTATACCATCGGGTAAATGAATTTAGCATAAAGCTTTCTCCCTTGAGGGAACGTAAAGAGGACATTGTCTTGTTTGCTCGCTATTTCTTACAGGTCGCAAATGAGAAGCTAGAGAAGAATGTGATAGATTTCGAAAGAGATGCCTTAAACCTCCTAAAGTCCTATCATTGGCATGGAAATCTGCGGGAACTTGGAAATGTGATTAAGCGATCAGTCTTGTTATCTCAGAATGAAACTGTTTCAATTGGTCAGCTTCCGGAAGAAATCATACATCCTAATTTGCAAGTTACCAGCACTGATATAGATGCTTTATCAGGCACTTCATTGAAAGAGGTTGCAGAGATGGCTGAGAAACGGGCGATCTTGCAGGCATTAAAGAAAACGAATAACAATAAATCCAAAACAGCAGAAATGCTTGATGTGGATAGAAAGACATTATACAATAAATTAAAAAGTTACAACATTGATTTCTGA
- a CDS encoding DUF1328 domain-containing protein: MLTWTIIFIIVAFVAGILGFTKVARGAAGVARIFFFIFIVLLILSLVTDVFS, encoded by the coding sequence ATGTTAACATGGACAATTATTTTCATCATTGTGGCATTCGTTGCTGGAATTCTAGGCTTTACTAAAGTAGCAAGAGGAGCGGCAGGAGTTGCGAGAATATTCTTTTTCATATTCATTGTGCTCTTAATTCTTTCTTTGGTGACAGATGTATTCTCATAG
- a CDS encoding mechanosensitive ion channel has product MKFDLKEAWNIAVGKIENWFESLAAMVPNLVVAAIIFILFFILARFARRLSGKVIRKFSNRTAVNALATTIFQILILGAGLIIVLNVLDLEQAVTSLLAGAGIIGLALGFAFQDIAANFISGILMAFRQPIKVGDIVETNDYMGEVEKIDLRVTTIRTFQGLHVLIPNKEVFQNPLKNYTKTHERRIDLSVGVSYADDLEKVRDIAEKTIKKLPFLLDGKEVNLFYNEFGDSSINFEIMFWIKYPGQAGFLKARSEAIIAIKKAFDENQITIPFPIRTLDFGIKGGERLSEMEILKENQESS; this is encoded by the coding sequence ATGAAATTCGATTTAAAAGAAGCTTGGAATATAGCAGTAGGCAAAATCGAAAATTGGTTTGAATCTTTAGCTGCCATGGTACCTAATTTGGTGGTGGCAGCTATCATATTCATTCTCTTCTTTATTCTAGCGCGTTTTGCGAGAAGACTCTCAGGGAAAGTTATAAGAAAGTTTTCTAACAGGACGGCCGTCAATGCTCTTGCCACAACAATATTTCAGATACTAATTCTCGGAGCTGGGCTAATCATCGTCTTAAATGTTTTAGACTTGGAGCAAGCTGTCACCTCTTTGCTTGCAGGTGCCGGTATCATTGGATTAGCACTTGGTTTTGCTTTTCAGGACATTGCTGCAAACTTTATTTCAGGTATTCTAATGGCATTCAGGCAGCCCATTAAGGTTGGAGATATTGTGGAAACCAATGACTATATGGGTGAGGTGGAGAAGATTGATTTAAGGGTTACCACAATTCGTACTTTTCAGGGATTACATGTATTAATCCCCAATAAGGAAGTCTTTCAGAATCCATTAAAGAACTATACTAAAACTCATGAGAGACGAATTGACTTATCAGTTGGTGTTTCATACGCTGATGATTTGGAAAAGGTCAGGGACATAGCCGAAAAGACAATTAAAAAACTTCCTTTCCTATTGGATGGAAAAGAGGTTAATCTTTTTTATAATGAATTTGGAGATAGTTCTATAAATTTTGAAATCATGTTCTGGATAAAATATCCAGGGCAAGCTGGGTTTCTCAAGGCCAGGAGTGAAGCGATCATCGCCATTAAGAAAGCATTTGATGAAAATCAAATTACAATTCCATTCCCCATCCGCACATTAGATTTTGGAATTAAAGGAGGTGAGAGGCTCTCAGAGATGGAAATTTTAAAAGAAAATCAAGAATCTTCATAA
- a CDS encoding AI-2E family transporter produces the protein MKESEGSIVTSTLSQTSTIFSGALMSFVYTFLLLIYRGGLKQVAQRFAKKNNKELVGKMLGEMQKVGQSYLFGMGIMISILGVANTIILLLFGLDNAIFFGFLAALLAIIPYVGTTIGAAIPIIYALMTNDSLWTPIGIMISFWAVQVVESNYLSPKIVGGNLNVNALAAIVSLIIGNSLWGVAGMALFLPFTAIFRVFCSYHRPLKSISLLLDEKLKV, from the coding sequence ATGAAAGAGTCTGAGGGATCTATTGTGACCAGTACGTTGAGTCAAACAAGTACTATTTTCTCGGGAGCATTAATGTCTTTTGTTTATACGTTCTTGCTACTCATCTATCGTGGCGGGCTCAAGCAAGTCGCACAGCGGTTTGCGAAAAAAAACAACAAAGAGTTGGTAGGAAAAATGCTAGGTGAGATGCAAAAGGTAGGTCAATCATACTTATTTGGAATGGGTATCATGATCTCGATTTTAGGTGTAGCCAATACGATCATTCTATTATTATTTGGCTTAGATAACGCTATCTTTTTTGGTTTCCTAGCTGCTCTTTTAGCAATTATTCCTTACGTAGGAACCACTATTGGTGCGGCCATCCCAATTATCTATGCGCTCATGACCAATGATTCTTTATGGACTCCTATAGGTATCATGATATCTTTTTGGGCGGTCCAGGTAGTAGAAAGTAATTACCTAAGTCCTAAAATTGTTGGTGGTAACTTAAATGTCAATGCATTAGCGGCAATTGTTAGCTTAATTATTGGAAATTCTCTATGGGGAGTTGCTGGTATGGCTCTATTTCTACCATTTACTGCCATATTTAGGGTTTTCTGTAGTTATCATCGCCCATTAAAATCCATTAGTCTTCTTCTAGATGAAAAATTGAAAGTTTAA
- a CDS encoding DUF748 domain-containing protein, with translation MKKVFKITLSIFIFLILVRISLPYFLTRYVNQVLNDLPGYSGSIKDVDLQLYKGAYAIDSLQIFKSDSSVHVPLFSSHRIELSLQWNALLDGAIVGEVDLIKSTLTMVGAENTNETQYGEDVDWTVPLKKLIPLQINKLAVSDSRIFFKNFQSEPQINLYMQSVNIEATNLSNTDSEEKLLPSKIKGSAVSIGNGRLSLSGDLNVLKQTPDMDIELKFEDVQLKDLNDFLKAYAKIDAEEGTFNLYSEIVVNDGQLEGYVKPIVRDIKLVDFQKDKEQPLELIWESFAGLIIEIFENQKKNQFATKVPLTGSVENPNSKVIPTVLNIFSNAFIEAFKKNTDGTIDFGSKEKAKEEV, from the coding sequence ATGAAGAAGGTATTTAAAATAACACTCAGTATTTTCATTTTTCTAATTCTGGTTAGAATTTCTCTTCCTTACTTCCTTACACGATATGTTAATCAAGTTTTGAATGACTTGCCTGGCTATTCTGGTTCAATAAAGGATGTGGACCTACAACTTTATAAAGGAGCTTATGCTATAGACAGTTTACAAATATTTAAATCTGATAGCAGTGTTCATGTACCTCTTTTTTCTTCACATCGGATTGAACTATCCCTTCAATGGAATGCATTACTTGATGGAGCTATTGTAGGAGAAGTAGATTTGATTAAAAGTACACTCACCATGGTGGGGGCAGAAAATACCAATGAAACACAATACGGTGAAGATGTGGATTGGACAGTACCGCTCAAGAAGTTAATTCCTCTCCAGATTAACAAATTGGCAGTTAGTGATAGTCGCATTTTTTTCAAAAACTTTCAAAGTGAGCCTCAGATAAATCTATATATGCAAAGTGTAAATATCGAAGCAACAAATCTCTCTAATACTGATTCTGAAGAAAAATTACTGCCTTCAAAGATTAAAGGTTCAGCAGTGTCTATTGGAAATGGTAGACTGAGTCTTTCTGGAGATTTGAATGTATTAAAGCAGACCCCTGACATGGATATTGAATTAAAGTTCGAAGATGTACAATTGAAGGACTTAAACGATTTCTTAAAGGCTTATGCAAAAATTGATGCAGAGGAAGGGACGTTCAATTTATATAGTGAGATAGTTGTCAACGATGGTCAACTAGAAGGATACGTAAAGCCAATCGTTAGAGACATTAAGCTGGTTGATTTCCAAAAGGATAAGGAACAACCACTTGAATTGATATGGGAATCATTTGCAGGACTAATTATTGAAATTTTCGAAAATCAAAAGAAAAATCAATTTGCGACAAAGGTACCATTGACTGGAAGTGTTGAAAATCCCAATTCAAAAGTTATTCCTACTGTATTGAATATTTTCTCCAATGCATTTATAGAAGCATTTAAGAAAAATACTGATGGCACAATTGATTTTGGTTCGAAAGAAAAAGCAAAGGAAGAAGTATGA